In Flexistipes sp., the following are encoded in one genomic region:
- the secG gene encoding preprotein translocase subunit SecG, translating into MYAILLGIHIFICFLLIIAVLLQSAKGTSLSEAFGGGSSNVFGPGSPASIINKVTTVLVVIFFFTSIALSVLSSNKSGSSVINQMQQPPATQQQQSQPKVPLESK; encoded by the coding sequence ATGTATGCAATATTATTGGGAATTCATATTTTTATTTGTTTTTTGCTGATCATAGCAGTCCTTTTGCAGTCAGCAAAAGGAACAAGCCTTAGTGAAGCATTCGGCGGCGGCTCCAGCAATGTGTTCGGGCCGGGCAGTCCTGCGAGTATTATCAACAAAGTAACAACGGTCTTGGTTGTAATATTCTTTTTTACATCCATAGCGCTGTCGGTATTGTCAAGCAACAAAAGCGGCAGTTCTGTAATTAATCAAATGCAACAACCGCCAGCTACACAGCAGCAACAAAGTCAGCCAAAAGTTCCTTTGGAAAGCAAATAG
- the tpiA gene encoding triose-phosphate isomerase: MRKPFIAGNWKMNLTLDMAQELTDKIAAENIDYNRVGVALIPSYTNLYPVYKILKSSGTEIRLGSQNVHFEKNGAYTGEVSVEMLKSVGCTFALLGHSERRHILGETDELINKKLHSCIDQGLDAIVCVGEMLDEREAHIHKEQTVSQVGKALKGIEKKFLNNIIIAYEPVWAIGTGKTAGKEDAEEIHSAVRDFIKSKYGEEAASEIKIIYGGSVKPENIKELINMENIDGALVGGASLKFESFSKIIQNCTL; encoded by the coding sequence ATGAGAAAACCTTTTATTGCCGGCAACTGGAAAATGAATCTTACCCTTGATATGGCACAAGAGCTGACCGATAAAATAGCGGCAGAAAATATCGACTATAACAGAGTTGGTGTTGCCTTAATCCCTTCTTATACGAATCTTTATCCTGTTTATAAAATACTGAAATCTTCAGGAACAGAAATCAGGTTGGGATCTCAAAATGTTCATTTCGAGAAAAATGGAGCATACACCGGTGAAGTTTCTGTTGAAATGCTAAAATCTGTAGGGTGTACGTTTGCACTTCTCGGTCATTCTGAAAGAAGACACATACTTGGAGAAACTGACGAATTGATAAACAAAAAGCTTCATTCCTGCATTGACCAAGGTTTAGATGCCATAGTGTGCGTTGGTGAAATGCTTGATGAAAGAGAAGCTCATATTCATAAAGAGCAGACTGTTTCACAGGTTGGGAAAGCCCTGAAAGGGATAGAGAAAAAATTTCTAAACAATATTATCATAGCTTATGAGCCGGTCTGGGCTATAGGAACAGGAAAAACAGCCGGAAAAGAGGATGCCGAAGAAATTCACTCTGCTGTCAGAGATTTTATTAAATCCAAATACGGCGAAGAAGCTGCATCTGAAATAAAAATTATTTATGGCGGCAGTGTCAAACCGGAAAATATAAAAGAGCTTATAAATATGGAAAATATAGACGGAGCTCTTGTGGGCGGAGCAAGCCTGAAGTTTGAATCTTTTAGTAAAATAATACAAAATTGTACGTTATAG
- a CDS encoding peptide-binding protein produces the protein MHCSKYLKLAVLLFSFLLFACSQQNETTVENKKETPPAEEAKSEKSFGGMLFEGSIGDASNLIPILASDSVSHSVASFIYNGLLKYNKNLKLVGDLAKDWKISDNKKTITFYLKKNVKWHDGEPFTAEDVKFTYQTIIDEDTPTAYDADFQIIDNVTIPDNYTVRVNYKTPFAPALNSWTMTILPKHLLEGKKITQSPLQRNPVGTGPFKFVKWEPGKSITLKANKDYFKERPYLAKYVLKIIPDTAAMYLALLNQDIDLMSMSPLQYTKQTDTSQFEDHFNKYSYLSNSYTYIGYNLQKEMFEDKKVRQALSYATPKKGIIDSVLFGQGKIATGPYKPGTYWYNPDVPRYNYNLEKAKQLLAEAGWKDTDGDKILEKNGKEFSFTLMTNQGNSNRSKIAEIVQQSWEKLGIRVEIRVIEWATLINEYIDKRNFDALVMGWSIPLEPDLYNVWHSSKCKNENLNFICYQNEQLDKLIEKARLTFDMEKRKQLYFKAQEILAEDQPYTFLYVSKALVGLHKRFRGVEPAPAGITYNLEEWYVPEGLRKYELKQ, from the coding sequence ATGCATTGTTCAAAATATCTTAAACTTGCAGTTCTATTATTTAGTTTTCTGTTATTTGCATGCTCTCAGCAGAATGAAACTACTGTTGAGAACAAAAAAGAGACCCCTCCAGCTGAAGAAGCTAAATCAGAAAAATCCTTCGGCGGTATGCTTTTTGAAGGGAGTATTGGTGATGCAAGCAACTTAATTCCCATTCTCGCTTCTGATTCTGTTTCCCACAGTGTAGCTTCTTTTATTTATAACGGACTTTTAAAATACAACAAAAATCTCAAGCTTGTGGGTGATTTGGCAAAAGACTGGAAAATATCAGACAACAAAAAAACAATCACATTTTATTTGAAGAAAAATGTTAAATGGCATGACGGTGAACCTTTTACTGCAGAAGATGTAAAATTCACATATCAAACAATTATCGATGAAGACACGCCAACTGCTTACGATGCAGACTTTCAAATTATAGATAATGTAACAATACCCGATAATTATACCGTGCGCGTAAATTATAAAACCCCATTCGCACCGGCACTAAACAGCTGGACAATGACAATCCTTCCCAAACATCTGCTTGAGGGTAAAAAAATCACTCAGTCTCCGCTGCAGAGAAATCCCGTGGGAACAGGTCCGTTTAAATTTGTAAAATGGGAACCAGGAAAAAGTATTACACTGAAAGCCAACAAAGATTATTTCAAGGAAAGGCCTTATCTGGCTAAATATGTACTGAAAATCATTCCTGACACTGCCGCGATGTATTTGGCTTTGCTAAACCAGGATATAGATCTTATGTCGATGTCTCCTCTTCAATATACCAAACAAACGGATACCTCTCAGTTTGAAGATCATTTCAACAAATATTCTTACCTGTCCAACTCATACACCTACATAGGTTACAACCTTCAAAAGGAAATGTTTGAAGATAAAAAAGTAAGACAGGCACTCTCTTATGCCACCCCTAAAAAGGGCATTATAGATAGTGTACTTTTTGGACAGGGAAAGATTGCAACTGGTCCATACAAACCCGGCACCTATTGGTATAACCCTGATGTCCCCAGATACAATTACAATTTAGAAAAGGCAAAGCAGCTTTTGGCAGAAGCAGGCTGGAAAGATACAGATGGTGATAAAATTCTCGAGAAAAATGGTAAAGAATTCTCTTTCACACTAATGACTAATCAGGGAAATTCCAACAGGTCAAAAATAGCTGAAATTGTGCAGCAAAGTTGGGAGAAACTGGGCATAAGGGTGGAAATCAGAGTGATAGAATGGGCTACCCTGATTAATGAATATATTGACAAGAGAAACTTTGACGCACTTGTGATGGGTTGGTCTATCCCCTTGGAACCTGACCTTTACAACGTCTGGCACTCCTCAAAATGCAAAAATGAAAACTTAAATTTTATCTGTTATCAAAATGAACAACTGGACAAACTGATCGAAAAAGCCAGACTGACATTCGATATGGAAAAACGAAAACAACTATATTTTAAAGCGCAGGAAATCCTGGCAGAAGATCAGCCTTACACTTTTCTGTATGTTTCCAAAGCACTTGTAGGATTGCATAAAAGATTCCGCGGTGTTGAGCCCGCCCCGGCCGGCATTACATATAATCTTGAAGAATGGTATGTTCCTGAAGGTTTAAGAAAATACGAGCTTAAACAATGA